Proteins encoded within one genomic window of Acidiferrobacter thiooxydans:
- a CDS encoding acyltransferase family protein — translation MADGRVRSLDATRGLAAVSVVLSHYVLVLADAGRRRYAHAYHTLQWLSYTPLGLAWAGRAAVVFFFVLSGYVLYIMWERGGLSYGAYLKKRVVRLYLPYAGAVILGILGAAFLYTGPLPGLGPWINKFWSWSPNVSSLWEHAGFVDAFNSDRYDFTIWTLVQEMRVSLIFPLIVVWVRRSAWTVAWLPFAALAVATIFVRGAASAAGGAWAATVMGGGLTAYSDTVYYLAPFALGALLACHRDAVKRRYLTLSSGRRLILGVLAFALYFYGSRTLAVLGDHRMLVHDWPTMMGAALGLVVIAYEPAVKALLDHRVFQYLGRISYSLYLFHPLVLLAALHLFYGHIALAPLLAGTFVATLLTADMAYRWLERPAARMARALGEGVTVRRTGVSASSD, via the coding sequence TTGGCGGATGGGCGGGTCAGATCACTGGATGCCACGCGCGGACTCGCGGCCGTGTCGGTGGTCTTGTCGCACTATGTGCTGGTCCTGGCCGATGCCGGCCGACGCCGCTATGCGCACGCTTATCATACCCTGCAATGGCTGTCTTATACCCCGCTTGGACTGGCCTGGGCGGGCCGCGCGGCGGTGGTCTTTTTCTTTGTATTGAGCGGCTATGTGCTCTACATCATGTGGGAGCGTGGCGGTCTGAGCTATGGCGCCTATCTCAAAAAGCGCGTCGTGCGCCTTTATCTGCCCTACGCCGGGGCGGTGATTCTCGGCATCCTGGGCGCCGCCTTCCTGTATACCGGACCGTTGCCGGGGCTGGGCCCGTGGATCAACAAGTTCTGGTCCTGGTCGCCGAATGTAAGCTCACTCTGGGAGCACGCCGGTTTCGTGGATGCCTTCAATTCGGATCGCTACGACTTCACGATCTGGACGCTCGTGCAGGAGATGCGGGTCTCGCTCATCTTTCCGCTGATCGTCGTGTGGGTGAGGCGGTCGGCGTGGACCGTGGCCTGGCTGCCCTTTGCGGCCCTGGCCGTCGCGACTATCTTCGTGCGCGGCGCGGCATCGGCTGCGGGCGGGGCGTGGGCGGCGACGGTCATGGGCGGAGGGCTTACCGCCTATAGCGATACGGTCTATTATCTCGCGCCGTTTGCGTTGGGCGCCCTGCTCGCCTGTCACAGGGATGCGGTGAAGAGGCGTTATCTTACGCTATCATCGGGACGGCGACTCATCCTTGGGGTGCTGGCCTTCGCGCTCTATTTTTACGGATCGCGCACCCTGGCTGTGCTCGGCGATCACCGCATGTTGGTCCACGACTGGCCGACCATGATGGGGGCCGCCCTGGGACTCGTGGTGATCGCCTATGAACCCGCCGTCAAGGCGCTGCTCGACCACCGCGTCTTCCAGTATCTCGGGCGCATATCCTACAGTCTCTACCTCTTTCACCCGCTCGTGCTTCTCGCGGCGCTCCATTTGTTCTATGGACATATCGCTCTCGCGCCCTTGCTGGCGGGCACCTTCGTGGCCACGCTATTGACGGCCGATATGGCCTACCGCTGGCTGGAGCGACCGGCCGCGCGCATGGCGCGGGCCTTGGGAGAGGGGGTGACGGTGCGCCGGACCGGGGTCTCCGCCTCATCGGATTAG
- a CDS encoding DUF4168 domain-containing protein, which produces MESSRTALRLALTTAITLASASAFAATQAPAAATAHMPPPGATAMPRIGHTTLKHFVTAIRHVSQIRAAYAKKLQAMKGQPGAARGIQVRAQQSMIAAIKGQHLTLPQYNNLVRQVDADPTLRARVLHMLRQ; this is translated from the coding sequence ATGGAGTCATCCCGAACCGCCCTGCGCCTCGCCCTGACGACCGCGATCACACTCGCCTCCGCAAGCGCGTTTGCCGCCACCCAGGCGCCCGCTGCCGCCACCGCGCATATGCCGCCGCCGGGGGCCACGGCCATGCCGCGCATCGGCCACACGACCCTGAAACACTTCGTGACCGCCATTCGTCATGTCTCGCAGATCCGCGCCGCCTACGCCAAAAAGTTGCAGGCGATGAAGGGGCAGCCGGGCGCGGCCCGCGGGATCCAGGTGCGCGCGCAGCAGTCCATGATCGCCGCCATCAAGGGGCAGCACCTCACTCTGCCGCAATACAACAACCTCGTCCGGCAGGTCGACGCCGACCCCACACTGCGGGCCCGCGTGCTGCACATGCTGCGCCAGTAG
- a CDS encoding sigma-54-dependent transcriptional regulator: MQGSKILIVDESDIARTQLEQGLSDAGAVVQTAASAHDALALLPRWPADLVVSGLPWEVGSMALCAGIRAAARPPAFMMLSPRPAAPVAGDGHDGGPRRAEGAALPAAVVQAHEALGLSAAGARRSSPPVPDVLRFHGMLGCGTDMRALIERLVRAARVDVPVLLSGPSGTGKELAARAIHGESARRKGPFVAVNCGGVPESLWESEFFGYTAGAFSGANRSREGLFAAAHGGTLFLDEIGEMPLVAQAKLLRALEGGWMRPVGAVREHQVDVRIVAATHRNLALAAARGRFRDDLLYRLDVLTVSLPGLAGRCDDITVLARHFLRACHTEMGSAVDGFETEALHVLHGYAFPGNVRELRNIVQSAAAFARGPRIGVWDLPERVCRPDGRAQGPVACATPPDQAGTSDLVTLEECKRAYVHEVLRRVRGNKRAAARILGIERRTLYRWLTPS, from the coding sequence ATGCAAGGATCAAAGATCCTGATAGTGGATGAGAGTGATATCGCGCGTACGCAGCTAGAGCAGGGACTGTCGGACGCCGGCGCCGTGGTGCAGACGGCGGCGAGCGCCCATGATGCCTTGGCGCTCCTGCCGCGCTGGCCGGCGGATCTGGTGGTGAGCGGCCTGCCATGGGAGGTCGGCAGCATGGCCTTGTGTGCGGGGATACGCGCCGCGGCAAGGCCACCGGCGTTCATGATGCTGTCGCCGCGGCCCGCGGCGCCGGTTGCGGGCGATGGGCACGACGGGGGCCCGCGTCGTGCCGAGGGTGCCGCCCTGCCGGCGGCCGTTGTCCAGGCCCACGAGGCGCTGGGCTTGTCTGCGGCCGGCGCGCGTCGATCGTCGCCGCCCGTACCGGACGTCCTGCGGTTTCACGGAATGCTCGGATGTGGCACGGATATGCGGGCGCTGATCGAGCGCCTGGTACGCGCCGCGCGTGTCGATGTGCCGGTACTGCTGAGTGGGCCGAGCGGCACCGGCAAGGAGCTTGCGGCACGCGCGATCCATGGTGAGAGTGCGCGCCGCAAGGGCCCCTTCGTAGCCGTCAATTGCGGAGGGGTACCCGAGTCTTTGTGGGAGAGCGAATTTTTCGGTTATACCGCCGGGGCCTTCAGCGGCGCGAATCGCAGCCGCGAGGGGCTGTTTGCCGCAGCCCACGGTGGGACCTTGTTTCTAGACGAGATCGGGGAGATGCCCCTGGTTGCCCAGGCCAAGCTTCTGCGCGCCCTCGAGGGCGGGTGGATGCGGCCGGTGGGGGCGGTGCGCGAGCATCAGGTGGATGTGCGTATCGTCGCCGCCACCCACCGAAACCTGGCGCTGGCGGCCGCGCGCGGGCGTTTTCGCGATGACCTCTTGTATCGCCTTGATGTGCTGACTGTGAGCCTGCCGGGCCTCGCCGGTCGATGTGATGACATCACAGTCTTGGCGCGGCACTTCCTGCGCGCGTGCCATACGGAGATGGGTAGTGCCGTAGACGGTTTCGAGACCGAGGCCTTGCATGTGCTGCACGGCTATGCCTTCCCGGGCAATGTCCGCGAGCTTCGCAACATCGTCCAGTCGGCGGCGGCGTTTGCGCGTGGCCCGCGCATCGGTGTCTGGGATCTGCCCGAGCGCGTGTGTCGTCCCGATGGTCGGGCGCAGGGTCCGGTGGCGTGCGCCACGCCCCCCGACCAGGCCGGCACGAGCGATCTCGTGACCCTGGAGGAATGCAAGCGCGCCTACGTGCACGAGGTCCTGCGGCGGGTGCGTGGCAATAAGCGGGCGGCGGCGCGTATCCTCGGGATCGAGCGACGCACGCTCTATCGCTGGCTTACGCCATCGTGA